The following are encoded together in the Pedobacter sp. D749 genome:
- a CDS encoding efflux RND transporter permease subunit codes for MKKRRINVIEAAMRYPQITLAITAILVMAGVIALFTMPRSEDPRITVRQALVIAAYPGADEIQMEKEVTNKIEQYLFSFEEIRKSKTKSETKEGQVIITAELNDNVKDTKKFWSTLQHGLNMNMRGVLPEGVLGPVVNSDFGDVVAQMITVTAPGRSYADIEKYLDRLEDGIKTIPAVSKIKRYGGQRQQIYITVQDEKLRQYGFDLHTIATVLQAQNVTQVTGDLTLEASKIPIFAGSRFKNETAIGDQIIYSTPAGIVVRLKDVARIERRYEELKNKIKVGNNDVMMLTVEMQPGSNIVELGKQLEQKVAEVRSNLPGDVSVKTIVDQPTVVKERLGHFMLEFGIAILSVILVVMLLLPLRVAAISAIAAPVSIAITFAVLNIIGVELHQVTLAALIIVLGMVVDDAIVIVDNYIEKLDEGVASWTAAWQSATQLMVPVFTATAAIIFAFAPLAICLHGMSKEFIQALPVAIGVALTASFLVAIFLTPYLCYIFLKKGLKHKISERPLKKNILDRLQDGYNQAVEFCMRWPKSTLTAGVLSVFLAFFIGGHVQTEFFPIVERNQFNLELWMQNGTSVLETEKAVQKVEAAIKGDKRIVTTASFIGTSSPRFYSTYAPEPARENYAQIFINTVSEDATEEMIKEYLRKFENFLPNGYVRVRQLSIKEQPAPVEIRIIGEDLADQKKVALQVKAILSNAKGTNWIRTDYQRDYFGINAHIKEDQASRLGISKALITQTLGAEINGYPVSRLWEGDKPVDILLRLDASNRSDFGSLEQLSLTSRYNTRIPLKEVVDLQPSWHTGAIAHRNGLRTLTVSSESQMGVKASAIIASIRPQIDKLKLPEGIRISYGGEDEASQESGPDMGTSLMISLILIFLVLLFQFKSMGKVLIVLSTFPLSLLGAMLGLYLTGNSMGFFAFMGIISLMGIVVRNGIILVDYTDELILEHGYTIKAAALSAAKRRMRPIFLTSSAAAIGLIPMIASQSPMWAPLGSVLAVGVIVSMVMTLFIVPVLYYKFIKPVKAHEEDGQPDADEHIQYKPAHH; via the coding sequence ATGAAGAAAAGAAGAATAAATGTTATCGAGGCAGCTATGCGTTACCCTCAGATAACGTTAGCAATAACAGCAATACTGGTTATGGCAGGCGTCATTGCCCTATTTACCATGCCCCGTAGCGAAGACCCCAGGATTACAGTCCGGCAAGCGCTTGTCATAGCTGCCTACCCTGGAGCAGATGAGATCCAGATGGAGAAAGAAGTTACCAACAAAATAGAACAATACCTTTTTAGTTTCGAAGAAATTCGGAAAAGTAAGACCAAATCGGAAACGAAAGAAGGTCAGGTGATCATTACCGCGGAGTTGAACGACAATGTAAAAGACACTAAGAAGTTCTGGAGCACCCTGCAACATGGCCTCAACATGAATATGAGGGGCGTACTACCTGAGGGGGTACTTGGCCCCGTGGTCAACAGTGATTTTGGGGATGTGGTAGCCCAGATGATAACCGTTACTGCCCCAGGGCGCTCTTATGCCGATATTGAAAAATATCTTGACCGGCTGGAGGATGGTATCAAAACGATTCCGGCAGTCTCCAAGATCAAACGTTATGGCGGACAGCGGCAACAGATATACATCACAGTACAGGATGAAAAGTTACGGCAGTATGGTTTTGACCTCCATACCATAGCAACGGTTTTACAGGCGCAAAATGTAACCCAGGTTACCGGCGACCTTACCCTGGAAGCGAGCAAGATACCTATTTTTGCAGGCAGTCGTTTCAAAAACGAAACTGCCATCGGCGACCAGATCATATACAGTACACCTGCGGGAATCGTGGTAAGGCTAAAAGATGTGGCCAGGATTGAACGCCGTTATGAGGAACTCAAAAACAAGATCAAAGTTGGTAACAACGATGTGATGATGCTGACTGTAGAAATGCAGCCTGGAAGCAACATCGTGGAACTGGGGAAGCAACTGGAGCAAAAGGTCGCTGAAGTAAGAAGCAACCTTCCTGGTGATGTCAGTGTAAAGACAATTGTAGACCAACCTACGGTGGTCAAAGAACGCCTTGGCCATTTCATGTTGGAGTTTGGCATCGCCATCCTATCCGTGATATTGGTTGTAATGCTGCTGCTGCCACTACGTGTTGCCGCGATCTCTGCCATTGCGGCACCTGTTTCTATAGCAATTACATTTGCTGTGCTTAACATCATCGGCGTCGAACTCCACCAGGTTACGCTTGCAGCATTAATTATTGTACTGGGTATGGTTGTAGACGATGCCATCGTTATTGTAGATAATTATATCGAAAAGCTTGATGAGGGTGTAGCTTCATGGACGGCTGCCTGGCAAAGTGCTACCCAGTTAATGGTGCCCGTATTTACAGCCACAGCGGCCATTATCTTTGCCTTTGCCCCGCTGGCAATCTGCCTGCATGGCATGTCGAAGGAATTCATCCAGGCACTTCCTGTTGCCATCGGTGTAGCGCTAACCGCGTCATTTTTGGTGGCAATTTTCCTGACTCCTTATCTCTGCTATATCTTTTTGAAAAAGGGACTCAAACACAAGATAAGTGAACGTCCTTTAAAAAAGAATATACTGGATCGTTTACAAGACGGATATAACCAGGCCGTGGAATTCTGTATGCGCTGGCCAAAGAGTACGCTTACAGCAGGGGTTCTTTCAGTCTTCCTTGCTTTCTTTATCGGCGGACATGTACAAACCGAGTTCTTCCCCATTGTAGAAAGGAACCAGTTCAACCTCGAATTATGGATGCAGAATGGAACCAGTGTACTTGAAACAGAGAAAGCGGTCCAAAAGGTTGAAGCTGCCATAAAGGGGGATAAACGTATCGTGACGACCGCAAGTTTTATTGGCACATCCTCACCGCGTTTCTATTCGACCTATGCACCGGAACCAGCCAGAGAAAACTATGCACAGATATTCATCAATACGGTAAGTGAAGATGCAACTGAGGAGATGATCAAAGAATATCTCAGGAAATTCGAGAACTTCCTGCCGAATGGTTATGTGCGTGTACGCCAGTTATCGATCAAAGAACAGCCGGCACCAGTCGAGATACGTATCATCGGTGAGGATTTGGCCGACCAGAAAAAAGTTGCACTCCAGGTCAAGGCCATCTTATCCAACGCTAAGGGTACAAATTGGATCAGAACAGATTACCAACGTGATTATTTCGGTATCAATGCCCACATCAAGGAAGACCAGGCTAGCAGGCTCGGTATTAGTAAGGCGCTGATTACCCAAACCCTGGGTGCCGAAATAAACGGTTACCCGGTATCCAGATTATGGGAGGGAGACAAACCGGTCGACATACTATTGCGACTGGATGCCAGCAACAGATCAGACTTTGGCTCACTGGAACAGTTGAGCCTCACCTCCAGATACAATACCAGGATACCACTGAAAGAGGTAGTTGACCTTCAGCCATCCTGGCACACCGGTGCTATTGCTCACCGAAATGGGCTGCGTACCCTTACTGTTTCATCAGAATCACAGATGGGTGTAAAGGCCAGTGCCATTATCGCGTCAATACGTCCTCAAATAGACAAATTGAAGCTGCCCGAAGGCATCAGGATCAGTTATGGTGGAGAAGACGAAGCCTCCCAGGAGAGTGGACCTGATATGGGTACCTCCCTTATGATCAGTCTGATATTGATCTTTCTGGTGCTATTGTTCCAGTTCAAGAGTATGGGCAAAGTACTGATCGTACTTTCCACCTTTCCGCTGAGTCTTTTGGGTGCCATGCTGGGACTTTACCTAACGGGCAACTCCATGGGTTTCTTTGCATTCATGGGAATCATCAGCCTGATGGGCATCGTGGTCCGCAACGGTATTATTCTGGTAGATTATACGGATGAGCTCATACTTGAACATGGTTATACGATAAAGGCCGCTGCCTTATCCGCTGCAAAAAGAAGAATGCGCCCAATCTTCCTTACCTCTTCTGCTGCTGCCATTGGCCTTATACCGATGATCGCAAGCCAATCACCCATGTGGGCACCACTTGGCAGTGTGCTGGCTGTCGGTGTGATCGTTTCTATGGTCATGACGCTTTTCATTGTTCCCGTGCTTTATTATAAATTCATTAAACCGGTCAAGGCACACGAAGAAGATGGACAACCTGATGCAGATGAGCACATACAGTATAAACCGGCACATCACTAA
- a CDS encoding type 2 lanthipeptide synthetase LanM family protein, whose protein sequence is MNEQLYHTDTAIKALNLYERLILLKNTDDALLADSLEKDRIDRWQQVSALGDEAKFKKRLSQDGIAEWEAYAVLNPENLVWPESEDPAWLVFFDEVSKLAKQLQPIEIFRPEHDKHAFFHIALPFYLHALRQVERFFDHSDEIPLDGACNCLKSLLTGCLANAAALEFNIFKAGRESGLGALLRKATAPENNKSLYRSFIREIYVNRWDTFFSEYTVLTRQLCEVAQNWIASMHLFMERYRVDRPGLEQLFNNGQSLGQISKISFGLSDRHNGGKTTAILTFDKGVKMVYKPKPLSTECVLEAIVNWINLEEELIGLNVASVIDKGDYGWQQFIENNGCDTEEDVKRFYIRAGYLMAIVYVMEGYDFHYENLIADGAFPYLIDTETIFNPYKEMEMAETGVLNAAQMASEKVYYSVLRTGMLPSWNIRKEGAKKDISGLGGEEGAGIEKMQRWVDVGTDDIRLEPVERPVRKMGNQPFIKGEDPGSSENYIDEITKGFSDMYTFIMRNKESFGELIRQWEHVVVRFVRKPTRVYSDMIAKLTEPEFLRDGMDWSIGCESMARLYLAADLGNYGQWNLLRSEYESLIRSDIPYFRLKADSLDIQDGENKTLVKNYFTTRCFERIIEKTKALNENDLALQERYIRYAFYARAAKSFHDDTRSAILNNGSKKRDIGDILAIAPSDCISVAKIIASELEQEALRSSDGSMAWIALEYLKEADIFQFKPISYNLYSGAAGIGFFFGALFKVTGEEKYHLLAKAAMTPIMRIVDEEMNELVRYSGVGGGIGLGSLIYAFASLAVFFQDAAFGKTATAYALKCATRIDNEVLEADKKLDIIFGSAGLLLGLIKLFRVTGDGEVMHKITMTADHLLKNCRDTAQGEGLVPTYGNKVITGMSHGASGVAIALLKTFDLTKDERYRATAMAHIDFEEKMYDADAANYPTYQSTPTENKFITAWCHGAPGIGLTRLIAYQITHDESLKPQIEKNMEVTTAFSLEHLDHICCGNFGRLDIGLEYARFIKDEASIERIKREAAYIVNRFYENDGFRLFIDAPIKVFSPGLFVGATGIAYSLLRIGFPDQLPSVLAYE, encoded by the coding sequence ATGAACGAACAATTATATCATACAGATACCGCAATCAAGGCTCTGAATTTGTACGAGCGGCTTATCTTACTAAAAAATACAGATGATGCGTTATTGGCCGATTCTTTGGAAAAGGACCGCATTGATCGTTGGCAGCAGGTATCCGCCCTGGGTGATGAAGCAAAATTTAAAAAACGGCTGAGCCAGGATGGTATTGCCGAATGGGAAGCTTATGCTGTATTAAATCCCGAAAACCTTGTCTGGCCGGAGTCAGAAGACCCGGCCTGGCTTGTTTTTTTCGATGAGGTAAGCAAATTGGCCAAACAATTGCAGCCTATCGAAATTTTTAGACCGGAGCATGATAAACATGCTTTCTTTCATATTGCTTTACCTTTTTACCTGCACGCATTGCGGCAGGTGGAGAGATTTTTTGACCATTCTGATGAGATCCCCCTTGATGGTGCTTGTAACTGCCTGAAGAGCCTGCTTACGGGCTGTTTGGCTAATGCAGCAGCACTTGAATTCAATATATTTAAAGCCGGGCGTGAAAGCGGGCTAGGGGCTTTGCTGCGCAAAGCAACGGCACCGGAAAACAATAAATCATTATACCGAAGTTTCATCAGGGAGATATACGTCAACCGCTGGGACACTTTTTTTTCTGAATATACGGTGCTTACACGACAGCTGTGCGAAGTTGCCCAAAATTGGATTGCCTCCATGCATCTTTTCATGGAGCGGTACCGAGTTGACCGTCCCGGTTTGGAACAGTTATTTAATAATGGGCAGTCGCTTGGACAGATCAGCAAAATCAGCTTTGGTTTGTCCGACAGGCATAACGGTGGAAAAACGACTGCAATCCTGACATTTGACAAGGGCGTTAAAATGGTATATAAACCCAAACCTTTGTCTACCGAGTGTGTGCTTGAGGCCATAGTAAACTGGATTAACCTTGAAGAAGAGCTTATCGGCCTTAACGTAGCGTCGGTGATCGATAAAGGCGATTATGGCTGGCAGCAGTTCATTGAAAACAATGGTTGCGATACCGAAGAAGACGTAAAGAGATTTTACATCAGGGCCGGTTACCTGATGGCGATTGTATATGTAATGGAAGGTTATGACTTTCATTATGAAAACCTTATTGCAGACGGTGCTTTTCCCTATCTCATCGATACGGAAACCATTTTTAACCCTTACAAAGAAATGGAGATGGCAGAAACCGGCGTGCTTAACGCGGCCCAAATGGCCAGCGAAAAAGTTTACTATTCGGTATTGCGCACCGGGATGTTGCCGAGCTGGAATATTCGTAAAGAAGGCGCAAAAAAAGACATTAGCGGATTGGGCGGTGAGGAAGGCGCAGGCATTGAAAAGATGCAGCGCTGGGTTGATGTGGGTACAGATGATATCAGGTTGGAACCGGTAGAAAGGCCGGTAAGGAAGATGGGCAACCAGCCTTTTATTAAAGGGGAGGACCCTGGCTCATCGGAAAATTACATAGACGAGATAACAAAGGGCTTTTCCGATATGTACACCTTTATCATGCGTAATAAAGAAAGTTTTGGCGAGTTAATACGGCAGTGGGAACACGTAGTGGTACGTTTCGTGCGTAAGCCTACCAGGGTATATTCAGACATGATCGCGAAACTGACAGAACCAGAATTTTTGCGGGATGGTATGGACTGGAGCATAGGGTGCGAAAGTATGGCGCGACTATACCTGGCGGCCGACCTGGGTAATTACGGCCAGTGGAACCTGCTAAGATCGGAATATGAATCTTTGATCAGGTCCGATATTCCTTATTTCAGACTCAAAGCAGACAGCCTTGATATACAAGATGGCGAAAACAAGACACTGGTAAAAAACTATTTTACCACGCGGTGTTTTGAACGCATTATAGAAAAAACGAAAGCACTGAACGAAAATGACCTGGCCCTGCAGGAGCGGTATATTCGCTATGCTTTTTATGCCCGGGCTGCCAAAAGCTTCCATGACGATACACGTTCAGCGATCTTAAATAATGGCTCTAAAAAACGGGATATTGGTGACATACTTGCAATTGCTCCCAGTGATTGTATCTCGGTTGCCAAAATCATAGCGTCTGAACTTGAACAAGAAGCGTTAAGGTCTTCGGATGGCTCCATGGCGTGGATAGCACTTGAATACCTGAAGGAGGCCGATATTTTTCAATTTAAACCCATCTCTTATAACTTATACAGCGGCGCAGCCGGGATAGGTTTCTTCTTTGGTGCATTGTTTAAAGTCACCGGCGAAGAAAAATATCATCTTTTGGCAAAAGCGGCCATGACCCCGATCATGCGTATTGTTGATGAAGAAATGAACGAACTGGTGCGCTACAGTGGCGTAGGTGGCGGCATAGGGCTTGGCTCTCTGATATATGCTTTTGCATCGCTTGCTGTTTTTTTTCAGGATGCAGCGTTCGGCAAAACTGCAACCGCTTATGCACTCAAATGTGCGACACGCATAGACAACGAAGTGCTTGAAGCTGATAAAAAGCTTGATATTATTTTTGGCTCTGCAGGCTTGTTACTTGGGCTGATCAAATTATTCCGTGTAACAGGCGATGGTGAAGTCATGCATAAAATAACGATGACCGCAGATCATTTGTTGAAAAACTGTAGAGACACGGCGCAGGGCGAGGGCTTGGTGCCAACTTATGGCAACAAAGTTATTACAGGCATGTCACATGGTGCTTCGGGTGTTGCAATTGCATTATTGAAAACATTCGATTTAACGAAAGATGAGCGTTACCGGGCGACAGCAATGGCCCATATCGATTTTGAAGAAAAAATGTATGATGCCGATGCTGCAAATTACCCTACTTATCAAAGTACACCTACGGAAAATAAATTTATTACGGCCTGGTGTCATGGTGCACCTGGTATCGGCCTGACGCGGTTAATAGCTTACCAAATAACCCATGATGAAAGTCTGAAACCCCAGATTGAAAAAAACATGGAGGTTACAACCGCATTTTCACTGGAACACCTGGATCATATCTGTTGCGGCAACTTTGGGCGGCTGGATATCGGGTTAGAATATGCCCGGTTTATTAAAGACGAAGCATCGATCGAGCGTATTAAAAGAGAAGCGGCTTATATTGTGAACCGCTTCTATGAAAATGATGGTTTCCGGCTTTTTATAGACGCGCCGATCAAAGTGTTTTCGCCCGGCCTTTTCGTTGGCGCTACAGGCATCGCCTATAGCTTATTAAGAATTGGTTTCCCTGATCAACTTCCAAGCGTTTTGGCCTATGAATAA
- a CDS encoding NHLP leader peptide family RiPP precursor — translation MDSLDRASAEAQIIKKAMKDSTFRASLIADPKAAIEQTLGITLPANVSVNVYEDTATSFNMVLPAASGSEQMGSDIGSAADCSGWSSAAGCAFECTQCGNNDTTCQPGPTEE, via the coding sequence ATGGATTCACTAGACCGTGCCTCAGCAGAAGCGCAAATTATCAAAAAAGCGATGAAAGACAGTACTTTCCGCGCAAGCCTTATCGCAGACCCAAAAGCAGCCATAGAACAGACCTTAGGCATTACGTTGCCTGCCAATGTTTCAGTTAACGTTTATGAGGACACTGCAACTTCCTTCAATATGGTATTACCGGCAGCAAGCGGATCAGAGCAAATGGGTTCCGATATCGGTAGCGCAGCAGATTGCAGCGGCTGGTCGTCAGCGGCTGGGTGTGCTTTTGAATGTACGCAGTGCGGTAACAATGATACCACTTGCCAGCCTGGCCCAACTGAAGAATAA
- a CDS encoding DUF2268 domain-containing putative Zn-dependent protease (predicted Zn-dependent protease with a strongly conserved HExxH motif) has translation MLKQIYLSLLLLLSTCAFAQNMQSRKADSLYAVKSYIAAGRYYLLAADTDEFKSLKRNEYYNAACCYALSGKADSAMLLLKKAVENGYKNGAHLKVDTDLDALHSMPDWTTLVARIGNIKASTNDPLKAKLVTTDIKNFWKAYDLAHQDTANRLAIYKKYYVEPGTVGLQDYFAIKVGSVKKFVQTHDGKPNFYAAIRKNTFMVESQKPQMIASFVKFKQLYQAASFPDVYFVIGAFTSGGTSTESGLLIGLDQGVRTSDIPVTELTLWQNNNFNNLSGLPNTIAHELIHFNQNGMKRDTSLLHGVMVEGMADFIGELISGNNANPRLHVWAKGKEKQIWTDFEKEMYLKRSYNWIANSNQETADKPADLGYWVGYQICKAYYDKSVDKAKAVNDMLNIKDYKAFYQESGAHMLFMNAAN, from the coding sequence ATGCTCAAACAAATCTATTTATCACTTTTATTATTACTTAGTACCTGCGCATTTGCGCAAAACATGCAGAGCAGAAAGGCTGATAGCTTATACGCAGTCAAAAGTTATATTGCTGCAGGTCGTTATTATTTGCTTGCAGCTGATACCGACGAATTTAAATCCTTAAAACGTAATGAATATTACAATGCTGCCTGCTGTTACGCGTTAAGCGGTAAAGCAGATAGCGCCATGCTTCTGCTTAAAAAAGCGGTTGAAAATGGTTATAAAAATGGAGCACACCTAAAGGTAGACACCGATCTTGATGCACTGCATTCCATGCCCGATTGGACTACATTAGTTGCCAGGATTGGAAACATCAAGGCCAGCACAAATGATCCGCTGAAAGCTAAACTTGTTACCACCGACATCAAAAATTTCTGGAAGGCATATGACCTTGCACATCAGGACACCGCCAACCGTTTAGCTATTTATAAAAAATATTACGTAGAACCAGGTACAGTTGGCTTGCAGGACTATTTTGCCATAAAGGTAGGCAGCGTAAAAAAATTCGTACAAACGCACGATGGTAAGCCTAATTTTTACGCCGCAATCCGTAAGAACACTTTTATGGTTGAGTCGCAAAAGCCACAGATGATAGCTAGCTTTGTGAAGTTTAAACAACTCTATCAGGCGGCTAGTTTCCCCGACGTTTATTTTGTGATTGGCGCGTTTACATCGGGTGGTACATCGACTGAAAGCGGGCTACTAATAGGTCTTGATCAGGGTGTGCGTACATCCGATATCCCGGTAACAGAACTTACGCTTTGGCAAAATAACAATTTCAACAATCTATCCGGTTTGCCCAACACAATAGCGCATGAGTTGATCCATTTTAATCAGAATGGGATGAAACGAGATACTTCGCTTTTACACGGTGTAATGGTAGAAGGTATGGCCGATTTTATTGGCGAACTAATATCGGGTAACAACGCTAACCCACGTTTGCACGTATGGGCTAAAGGTAAAGAAAAACAAATATGGACCGATTTTGAAAAGGAGATGTACTTGAAACGCAGTTATAACTGGATAGCAAATTCGAACCAGGAAACTGCAGATAAACCGGCTGACTTAGGTTACTGGGTAGGATATCAAATTTGTAAAGCTTATTATGATAAAAGTGTCGATAAAGCCAAAGCCGTAAATGATATGCTGAATATCAAAGATTACAAAGCTTTTTATCAGGAAAGTGGTGCGCACATGCTATTTATGAATGCAGCAAATTGA
- a CDS encoding efflux RND transporter periplasmic adaptor subunit: MKITNHACLGMLSAGLITLVGCTQKNEIKQSTLPAKVTVTTVASIDSQQMLSYSGTIEPDNTAQVGFSVAGTVNRIMVNEGQHVVKGQLLAGIDATEYTYALSIAKAGLEQAEDLYRRLDELYKKGSLPEKDYMDIKTRLAQAKANKGINEKHIADSKLYSPMTGIIAAKMIENGSAAAPGVAAFTIVRTDQVYARIAVPESEVGAMKNGMTAKITIPTLNQQLNGTITIINPLADPASKTFSVKIRLDNPKGTLLPGMIADISIGTSRKTNAITIPIESVVHDADNLAYVFTVNGQNRAIRKRIGTGGLSDRSILVTNGLQAGDRIIVSGQDNIKDGQKVGL; this comes from the coding sequence ATGAAAATAACAAACCATGCCTGCCTGGGAATGTTGTCTGCCGGACTGATTACTCTAGTTGGTTGTACACAAAAAAACGAGATAAAGCAAAGCACTCTCCCTGCCAAAGTAACGGTAACGACTGTAGCTTCAATCGACAGCCAGCAAATGCTAAGCTATTCGGGAACAATCGAACCAGACAATACCGCTCAGGTCGGTTTTTCTGTAGCTGGAACCGTAAACCGGATCATGGTTAACGAAGGACAGCATGTAGTTAAAGGCCAGTTGTTGGCTGGTATTGACGCTACAGAATATACCTACGCGTTATCCATAGCTAAAGCTGGCCTGGAACAGGCCGAAGATCTATACAGAAGGTTAGATGAGCTATATAAGAAAGGCAGCCTTCCGGAAAAGGACTATATGGATATCAAGACCAGACTAGCCCAGGCTAAGGCCAACAAAGGGATAAACGAAAAGCATATTGCCGACAGCAAGCTCTATTCACCTATGACTGGTATCATCGCAGCAAAAATGATCGAAAACGGGAGCGCTGCTGCACCGGGTGTCGCAGCATTTACCATTGTCAGGACGGATCAGGTTTATGCGAGGATTGCCGTACCGGAAAGCGAAGTGGGTGCAATGAAAAACGGGATGACCGCAAAGATTACTATCCCGACATTGAACCAGCAGCTCAACGGTACTATCACCATCATCAATCCGCTTGCAGATCCAGCATCAAAAACCTTTTCCGTAAAGATAAGGCTTGACAATCCAAAGGGCACATTGTTGCCGGGAATGATTGCGGATATCAGTATCGGCACTTCCCGAAAGACCAACGCTATTACCATTCCAATCGAATCAGTTGTACACGACGCCGACAACCTTGCCTATGTCTTTACAGTGAACGGCCAGAACAGGGCGATCCGTAAACGTATCGGCACAGGGGGATTGTCAGACCGGTCCATCTTGGTGACCAACGGACTTCAGGCCGGCGACCGTATCATCGTGTCAGGTCAGGACAATATCAAAGACGGCCAGAAAGTTGGCCTGTAA
- a CDS encoding JmjC domain-containing protein codes for MNNQCDINQLFGEISWQGFIEQYWQKKSYYVQGQNTEYFASLISRQEIDTLIKTNGGKTDFVISLIGGKIVNPEKGVGHKAPSYWTAGNVFESFEKGSTIRLGNIASHCLSIRKLQQHFEANLQTDININLYLTPPGSRAFGAHYDDHDVFIVQISGSKIWKLFSPAEESPVEVLHRGRAGWLKKEMPGSKKVRPLPIPDEEWSVKMQAGDLLYVPRGHVHQVYSEDEESLHLTVAVTVVTWYEVVVQALLETLKESDALREALPPDISNRNFNTPYFNNRIAAVKADLEKHLTPEIMRDSVNEIARRFVVSRNPVPDKSAPIPEFSLITRMRIRPDMVYRVEENRREMVFYYSGSYLLVQYELSGVLEYILAQKEFMIADLPQENSELVRINFIRKLFEGGFLEIIS; via the coding sequence ATGAATAATCAGTGTGATATCAATCAACTTTTTGGAGAAATCTCCTGGCAAGGCTTCATTGAGCAATACTGGCAAAAAAAAAGCTACTATGTACAAGGGCAAAACACTGAATATTTCGCCAGCCTGATATCGCGGCAAGAAATAGATACCCTCATCAAAACGAATGGAGGAAAGACCGATTTCGTTATTTCCCTGATCGGGGGGAAGATTGTCAACCCGGAAAAAGGCGTGGGCCACAAAGCACCAAGTTACTGGACCGCTGGAAATGTGTTTGAAAGCTTTGAAAAAGGAAGCACGATCAGGCTTGGAAACATCGCAAGTCATTGCCTGAGCATACGCAAATTGCAACAGCATTTCGAAGCCAATCTTCAAACGGATATTAACATTAACCTTTACCTTACGCCTCCCGGTTCACGCGCATTTGGAGCGCATTATGACGACCACGATGTTTTTATTGTCCAAATAAGCGGCAGTAAAATCTGGAAATTATTTTCACCGGCCGAAGAGTCGCCTGTCGAAGTACTTCACCGCGGCAGGGCAGGGTGGTTGAAAAAAGAAATGCCTGGCAGCAAAAAAGTGCGCCCGCTCCCGATACCGGATGAAGAGTGGTCTGTTAAGATGCAGGCCGGTGACCTGCTGTATGTACCCCGGGGGCATGTGCACCAGGTATATTCGGAAGATGAAGAATCGCTGCATCTTACCGTAGCTGTTACCGTAGTTACCTGGTATGAGGTGGTGGTACAGGCGCTGCTCGAAACTTTAAAAGAAAGCGATGCACTGCGTGAGGCGCTACCGCCTGACATTAGCAATAGAAATTTTAACACACCGTACTTCAACAACCGGATTGCTGCGGTTAAAGCGGATCTTGAGAAACACCTTACACCAGAGATCATGCGAGATTCAGTTAATGAAATAGCTCGTCGTTTCGTTGTTTCCAGGAACCCCGTGCCTGACAAGTCGGCGCCCATACCTGAGTTCAGCTTAATAACCAGAATGCGTATCCGGCCAGACATGGTGTACCGCGTTGAAGAAAACCGGCGCGAGATGGTATTTTATTATTCGGGCAGCTATTTGTTAGTTCAATATGAGTTGTCCGGTGTGCTGGAATATATACTGGCTCAAAAGGAATTTATGATCGCTGACCTGCCGCAAGAGAATAGTGAGCTGGTAAGGATAAATTTTATCCGGAAGCTGTTTGAGGGCGGATTTTTAGAGATAATAAGCTGA